The DNA segment GAAAAGCATGTGAGTGAAGATAAAATGCGCTAAAAAGTCTTGTGTTGGTTTGTAGGGACAATCATTGATCCTGAAAGTAGTTGAAATAGATTGTTAAGGTCTCAAAAAAGGATACCTATGGAGGATTCTGACCAACAAGGAAGTTGAGTGAAGTGTTACTGTGTGAAGTATCGTAGAGTGTGAGCCATCGAGACATCGCCAATCATAAGCATTACACCAATGCTAAAGTTAGTGATGCAGAGGTATGAGTAGGTATTAATAGTTAATTAGAGTAAAGTCGGTTACCTGGAACCTTGTGACCCCTTTTATAGTGGTGAAATTAAGTTCAAAGGCTTAATTTCCCGAATTAGATATTATAAGTGAGATAAGATTATATCTTAGCTCCATAGGCTTAATTCCCCTAATTAGATATTTTAAGTAAGATAATATTGAATCTTATCTTATGTGATAATTCCATGTCGGATCTTACCTTAATCTTTCTCTTGATAATCAAAAAAGATAGATTTTCCATCTTTCCTTATTATCAATCAAGACTATTGGAGTATAATAAGAGATCTACTCAGTTGGGCACTGAGTATGAAGGCTTGTCGAGTCTGAGTAATATAGTAGGAAAGGTGAAATTGCTAGGCATTGAGTCAAAGTCCTCGAAGGAGTGATACTTTATTTGCATTGTCTACTTGAACGATTAGGTATGCTTGCCTAAAATAGTCCAACATCCCCGAGGAAGAACAAAAAACCTACTTCTGAAGAACAACTAGAAGTATATCCTAATCCTTTAGTTAAAGCAGAACCAAAAACAACAAGGGGGTAGAAGAATAATCTTGCGAGAAAACGTTGGTAtggcaaattaaaaaattactaaagatCAAGATAAACTAAATAAGAAGGGaaaattttgtaagaaaataaTAGAGAACTTACTAAGTAGAGAGAATGAATTCTTTTAATAGTTTAATACTACTATTCTGCTTGTGATTACTCTTGATGCTAAGCCATTTCTAGAATCCAACTTTCCACCACTACACTTTACCGGGTCATCTAgaagttcttcttttttttgaaaaaaaatagaattatatatacatatatatatatatatatatatatatatatatatcaaaaaagTATATGTATAAGATATACTTATATAGATATTACATGAAAGACCAACCCGAAAGAAAACATAGACAACCTATTATGGTTATACCTATTATTATATAGATACGCAAATACATCATCAATACATCAAACCCAACCCCCACAAACAAATCAATGATTTAGTGTAATAATCATTGGATTACAAGGCAAGCTCATATGTTTACACTAAATtgattatatgaaaaaaaatgaagtatcaTCATTCTTTTTAATCCAAAGCGATGATAGGAAAAGAACTTGTAGTATCATATCCATATCAAAATTAGCAATCCCTAAAATTGTTGCATCACATCCCTTCGATATACTCCACATAGTTGCACACCATATCACATACAACCAATCCCTCTTTGATTTCTCCAAAATCCTTGTTTGATGTTGCAAAAAGTGTGCAATCACAGATTGAGGTATAGTAGTTGAGATATCAATCCAACTATAAATTGTATTCCAAATGGTAGTTGTTGCCCTAGATGTAATGAACACATGGAGGAGGATTCTTCTTCATCGTTGCACCATGGACATTGATATTGCATCTCATGAAGTTGTATATTTCTCCTTCTTAGATTTAATTTAGTAGGCAACCTATCCATCACAAGTCTCCATACGAAATATTGAACTTTCTTTGGTACTTTGAGATTCCACACTactgaaaatatgtttgttgGCTGAGATACACTCCTTGAGCTAAACATTGCACCATAGGTGGACTTAGCAATATATTTCTCACTACTATTTGCCAGCCTCACTCACTCATCAGTCCCAACAcctttgatatattatgcattGACTTCACCCATTAATTGTTGTAGTTGTACCTTTTCCTATTAAAAACATTGTCTATGCCACTCCAAATTCCAACACCATTTATTATCCACCATGTCGCCAACTTGATGAATATAGGTAGATTGTTGAGCCATAATTAGGAACAACCTTGGATAATTCACCACCAAGCTCTCAACCCAAACCACATATCTAGCCAAAACCTAGTTTGAGACCCATTACCAACCTTCCACTCACACAAACTCTCAAACCAATTGGTTTGATTCCCACTCCCACACACCCCTTTCAAATCCCTCCACCAAATAGATTGATGGGAACTAACTCTTTCCTCATCAAGATTTGACCAACCCCCATATTTAGATGTAAGGACCATACCCCACAAGGAATCACTTTGGTGAAAGAGATTCCACTTCTACTTAGCAAGGAGTGACTCATTAAAAATCTCAATATTTTTAACTGCTAACCCACCATGAGACTTTGGCCTACACAATTTTCCTAGCTGACCCAAGGAATTTTTCTCACTCCCTCCTCACCACCCCACAAAAATTTCTTTGTATGCTCACCAATCTAGAAGCACCTTTTGTTAAGATCCCTTTTTGATTGATGACACAAAAGGGAGAATAATGTAGGAGTAGGAGTAGGAGTGGGAAAGTTAAGGAATCTTAGGAATTTTATGAGCATAACCCTATTGTATTATTCTTATcatgttttgaattttaaaattatcaatgaatattttttttccagtttCTCTTATCTCAGTGTTATGAAGTCTTACACATGCTTGATATTGATTTATCATGAACATAACAATAGGTATACATCGAATGGGAGTATTCcattaacaaatttaaagagCATCTGTTAACGGGGggtattaattattgttatatcTTTATGATCCTAAGAGTTTGcaaacttaattttttctttaaaagtttatcatcataaaaaagggagagaatgttCAAGCATAATCCTTTTTGAACCAAGATATTTTAATGACAACAAActtttaagaaacaaatttgAAGTCCTTTAGACTTGTGTTACTAGTGGTTTGCCTTGAATGCTCGAGTTTAGATAGGAATTATTTCAGAAACATGAAAAAGATGTGAAGCAATGGCCTACAGTGAAGGTTTTCTAAGCTTGGGACCTatccaaattcaaaaaaatagtaTACTAGAAGCAAAAgagcaataatatttttttgtagccaaatgttagtttgttataatgttattttttgttagtaGATGAGATTGAACTTGTGATCTTTCCCTTCTTCCCTTCTTTTTTAACCACTCAACCCACCTTATATCTCCTATAAAAGAGCAATCATGTTCTCTATGTCAAAATGTagatataaaaagttatatatgaCTAGAAACATGATTCTAGAGGTAGCTTTAGTCAACGAGTAGATATCAGAAGCCACATATGACTAAGGGATCATTAGAAGAAGCAATGCAGAACAAAAGACCAAAGATAAAGGAGTCTACATTGTTTAGAAGCACACACTAGAGATCATAAAGGACTATACCATGTAGTAGTGTAGTGAGGAATTACATTTAAGGTAACAAGCTCTCCACAAGACATGAATGATGTTAGAGAATAAAGTTTGTCATCATCTACAAGTCCTAGTCAAAGCAAGATATTTAGAAGACATGAGAAGTGTTCCTAAGAAAGGCCAGTTATTTGAAGAAAGGATACGATTTGCAATACACAAAAGACTCGCTTCTTTGGAGTAGCAAACTCATGACTAAGCTGAAGAAAGAAGAAGTCATGAGAGCCACTAACATAAGAGGAACCAACAGgctacaaattcaatttttaaatggtgCAAGTTATCATCAACCTAAGGAAGAAGGATGCGTCAATTGTTTGACAAAGACAACACACAATGAATCTCCTTGGCCTTCAAGCCTTTTAAGAAATCAACAATGATCATCTAcaagctttatatatataaggaaCAACAATTGCTTAAGCTCATTGCTAGGAAGGAAAATGAAATAGAGAAGATAAGATCAAGAAGTTGAGTTGTATAGACATAGCTAAATAGAGAAGATAAGATCAAGAAGTTGAGTTGTATAGACATATCTTTAGCTTCTGATGATGGTCTTCTTTAGACTAAACACTCTAAGACTTAAAGTCAAAATCTATTCAGCCATAGAGTGTTTGTAAATACCTACTTTAGAGAAGTATTACTAATGAAAGCTTCTTAAAGGTGTCTTAGGAACATGTCcttaaacaaaattttttacGGTAGGAAAACCTTAGAAGAATAATTAAGGGGATTGTTGTTTTTGAAGGTTGAGAAAATACAACAAGTGTTGTGAGTCAAGTAACATTTGCTAATTTAGGGTTGAAGCTTGaaaagagttttagaaaaaaaaacttggatAACATCTATAAAAACTTAAAGAAAATTGAGGAGGAGCATACAAAGACTTAAAGAATACTAGgatgaagttcaaagagatttttcaaaagaatacttaattaaaacttaaaaaagatgagatttttcaaaagaatacttaattaaaacttaaaaaagatatttgaaaaaaaatacttaggtGAACTTGTAAAGGTTTAGACCGGAAAAGTCCATTGAGGCTTGAGGAGAAAATGTGGGggcaattataaatttttgtatgtttttttccttatttgatGCTTCTTGTGCATGTGTTTGCTTTTATATTTATGGAGATCAATTAGACCGGAAAACTCACGTTCTCACCCATATCAATTATGTTCATTTGTTAGTAAAACAAGTCAAATCCCTctctcaaaggaaaaaaaaaaagtttcattgAAAATGATTTGTTTGCTTTTCCGGAATTGCAACAATAATAACATTCATTAATGccaaaaatcaaaaagcaatAGCAGTAATAGTATTGATTGGGTTGGGTGCAGATCTCGCGATATAATGTCGGCGTGGGCGAGACGAGACGAGGGTGCCAAACGAAATCACTCACCCTCTTCTGGGAAAGCCCTCAATGAAGGGTCACCACGTATCCCAGCCGAACATCTGGCCTGTGGGCCCCACGCACTGCCTCGGCATTTATTGGTTCGTTTTAGTGAGACGCAcccaagaaataaattaaattaaaaattaaaaattaaaaaataaaccctCTCACGGACGCCCTCCTCATAACCCTCTTCTTAATCTTAACTACGGTCCTGTAACGACGTCGTACGGCTCGTGCTCTTTCTCCCTCGACCCGAGccgaacaacaacaaaacaaaacaaccgTGAAAACAACACAGAAAACCTTCattgtttctctctctcacatTAGCATTCTCTCTCCTACTTTCGCTTTTGCGACGCGTTTGATTCTCTCTTATAATACATTTCTCCACTCGCGCTCTCTTACTCGCCGGCGATCGTTTCAGATCAATCGCCGACGCTGTCCAATCCACTCGCTCTCCGGCGCATTCAGTTGCATTCAAAACGCGAGGATCTCGCCGTTTCGGGTAATGCGCCTCGAAATTCTGGAATCGGGAGCCTCGCGGCGGGTTTGGATCTGGAATTGGGGGAGGGGGAATTGAATCCAATTGAACCGTTAGGGTTTGGGGCGCGGGTGAGGGGGGTTGCATTTATGAAGGAAGCGGTGTTGTTAGGAGATAAGAAGAGCGAGAGGAAAAGAGGAGGAGGGAGGGTGGTTTGGGAAGGGTTGATGATGATGGGGTTGAAGGgacaaagtaataataataacaacagtAAGTTAAAGAATTCGGTTGTAGTTTCTTCGGCGAGGTCTTCGAGGATGAAACTGTGGATGATACGCGCCACCACATCGGTGTTACTGTGGACCTGCGTCGTTCAGTTAACGGCGTTGGGGGATATGTGGGGCCCGCGTGTCCTCAAAGGGTGGCCGTCGTGTTTCACGCACGGCGAATCCGCCGTGCTCATTGAGTTGCCGTCTGCCACCACGCCTAGAGTGCTCCCACCCAAGAGTCAGTGATAAATGATAATTGATATTCGTTCGTCGTTTTGATCCCTTTGTTCGCGCGTTTTGATCGATTTGTTtacgtattttttttatggttgtATTTGGCAGGGGTTTATAAGAATAACGGTTACTTGATGGTGTCGTGCAATGGAGGACTCAACCAAATGAGGGCTGCGGTGAGTGGTAGTTGTTGGTTAGTACATGCGTTTgccgttttttttttaatttgaatttttgctcatttggttttttttttttttacagatatGTGACATGGTGGCGATTGCAAGGTATTTAAACGTGACGCTTATAGTGCCGGAATTGGATAAAGCGTCCTTTTGGGCTGACCCCAGGTTAGTTTCTAATTCCGTTTTGGTGTATGTTGTTATAGCAAAATGTTGTGGGAGGTGTAGTGTAATAGGTTTAaggtgtgtttgtgtttgttttctcttgtcactttttggttttaaagtcTGTTTTCTTGAACAATTTCTCATTCGAAATATTCTGAAAGTTGTTTCCAAAACAAGTGCTTTagaaaccaaaaattaaaaaaacagtttGGGGGATGTTTTCTCATCTTTTCAATTCCACACTCTGCTTTGTACCTTGTTCCATCATCCACCAGTTTATATCTAcccatgtttattttttaagtaactcTTCAATGAATTTTATTACTTGTGTATCAGTGAGTTCCAAGATATCTTTGATGTGGACCATTTTATTACATCCTTGAGGGATGAGGTGCGGATATTGAAAGAGTTGCCTCCTAGACTCAAGACGAGAGTGGAAAATGGTTTCCTTTACAGCATGCCACCGATTAGTTGGTCTGACATATCATACTATAAGAACCAGGTCAGTTTTTATAATTCTTGGGGTTACAGGTTGAAAAGTTTGAACATGCTTTATCGTATCTAAATTTCGTAATTGTACGCATGTTGACTATGCTGTTTCTGGTTTCTCGTTTGCTGATTAAAAAGTATATGGCATGGTTATTGTTTCAGATTCTACCTTTGATACAAAAGTACAAAGTTGTTCATTTAAATCGAACAGATGCCCGGCTGGCCAATAATGACCAACCTTTGGAGATTCAGCGGCTGCGTTGCAGAGTCAATTTTAGTGCTCTTAGATTTACTTCTCAGATTGAGGAGTTAGGCAAAAGGGTGATCAAGCTTCTGAGGCAAAATGGCCCATTTTTGGTACTTCATCTGAGGTATGAGATGGACATGCTGGCATTTTCTGGCTGTACACAAGGTTGCAACAATGATGAAGTGGAAGAATTGACAAGGATGAGGTGAGTGTTCTGCCTGCCTACTTCACTCGTTTCttcgttttcaattttttcaatgatCGTGGTGTTTGAAAGGAGTTTTGATATgaatcttttttaaatttcaatttcctgTGCTTTGGCAGATATGCTTATCCTTggtggaaagaaaaaataattaattcagatttgaaaagaaaagatggttTGTGTCCTTTAACACCGGAGGAGACTGCCCTCACACTTAGGGCCCTTGACATTGATCAAAACATTCAAATCTACATTGCAGCTGGGGAAATCTACGGTGGGGATAGGAGAATGGCAAGTCTTGCGAAGAACTATCCAAAATTGGTAACTAACTTTATCCTTAAGAAAACCTGCAAATTGTGATGTTTAATTTCCTCTTACTGTTTGCCTTCATGCTTTGTTGAAATAGGTCAGAAAGGAAACACTGTTGGAACCATCTGACCTTCAGTTCTTCCAAAATCATTCCTCTCAGATGGCAGCGTTGGATTACCTTGTCTCATTAGAGAGTGATATCTTTGTTCCTACATATGATGGAAATATGGCCAAAGTAGTTGAGGGTCATCGCAGGTAACGTTGTTTTTGGCTAATAGAAATGTTATTTGTGATTTACTCTCCCTGCTCCCTCCTACACTCTGATTAACAAATTCtttgaatattaatttgtttctaCCAGTAAACTTGTTTTAGTATATTTCTTCTATAGAAGATTTTTTATGCACAACAAATCTAGAACATTTtcctaattaaacaaatttttatccACTTTTGATGGATGATCCGGCTGCTTTTGATAAGAGATGAGGTGCCAACATAGAAATTGCAGTTTCTACCATAGTTTGATTTAAGCACAATTCTACTTTACTCTGATTTTTTTCCCTCCATATTGTTATGAATTTTAAGTACTTAAGCGCCTAGTGAGTTGACATGTGTCCTCCAATTCTGCTACAGATATCTTGGGTTCAAGAAGACGATTTTATTGAACAGAAAGCTCCTAGTTGATTTGATAGATCAATACCATGATGGAATATTGAACTGGAACGAATTCTCTTCAGCTGTGAAGGAAGTTCATGCTGATCGCATGGGTGGTGCAACTAAGAGATTGGTGATGCCTGACAGGCCCAAAGAAGAGGATTATTTCTATGCCAATCCAGAGGAATGTTTAGAACTATCAGATGATATGTTGAGGAGTACGTGAGTGACACGTTTGGAAATAAGAGAATTTACTTGTGCCCTCTCCTAGTGCAAGTACTTGGTTTTCTACCACAGATGTTTAAGATGGGTCTCTACGCAGTTTAGCGAAGAGGATGACAGCTATTTGTATCACAGAGGCAGTCATATAGTGACTGTTAGAATGGGGAGGGGGGAATAGGATTTTTCATGAAAGCTCGAGAAGGTCAAGCAAGGTAGCCGAGggatactttatatatataatacgcAAATAATCCATCACCACATTCATGTATAGAAGCCACACCCTGCCATTACAGGGTCAGAGCAGATCAAACTGCATTGTACACGGAGGGATTCATATACAAATTTGGAATTCTGGAAGCTTTGTTCCTTGGTACCTctcattttttccttctcttctaaatataaaatatatattataaattgtttttttttttacccaccCTTTACCACACCTTTTTATTTAACACGACCATTGTGATTTTGAGGATTACTTTCACTGTAAAATCTGTTTGTTCATGATTATTGCCTCCCCAAATTTCTTATTAGCTTTTGGTCATTATTATTAAGGGTAATGGTAGGTTGGACTTTTCTTTCCTTTGTGTTTTCTCtaatttatattcatttatacTTGACAGAGTGTTATCTTATCCATCGACC comes from the Glycine soja cultivar W05 chromosome 6, ASM419377v2, whole genome shotgun sequence genome and includes:
- the LOC114416647 gene encoding rhamnogalacturonan I rhamnosyltransferase 1-like; translated protein: MKEAVLLGDKKSERKRGGGRVVWEGLMMMGLKGQSNNNNNSKLKNSVVVSSARSSRMKLWMIRATTSVLLWTCVVQLTALGDMWGPRVLKGWPSCFTHGESAVLIELPSATTPRVLPPKRVYKNNGYLMVSCNGGLNQMRAAICDMVAIARYLNVTLIVPELDKASFWADPSEFQDIFDVDHFITSLRDEVRILKELPPRLKTRVENGFLYSMPPISWSDISYYKNQILPLIQKYKVVHLNRTDARLANNDQPLEIQRLRCRVNFSALRFTSQIEELGKRVIKLLRQNGPFLVLHLRYEMDMLAFSGCTQGCNNDEVEELTRMRYAYPWWKEKIINSDLKRKDGLCPLTPEETALTLRALDIDQNIQIYIAAGEIYGGDRRMASLAKNYPKLVRKETLLEPSDLQFFQNHSSQMAALDYLVSLESDIFVPTYDGNMAKVVEGHRRYLGFKKTILLNRKLLVDLIDQYHDGILNWNEFSSAVKEVHADRMGGATKRLVMPDRPKEEDYFYANPEECLELSDDMLRST